CCTGCGGCCCCGGACGATTTTCCCAGTTCGTGCCCGGACCTCCGCGCATTCCCGGAGGATTGTTGTCCCGATCTCCGCGGTAGCCGCCGCGGTCAGGGCTCGCGCCCGGCCCGCCCTGCGCCCCCGGACGGTTTTCCCAGTTCGTGCCCGGACCTCCGCGCGGTCCCGGGGGATTGTTGTCCTTATCCCCGTGGTTTTCGCGGAACTCGTGCATCTTTTCGCGTGACGCCTTGAACTCCGAGGCGTCCACGGATCCGTCGCCGTTGGCATCCATTTTTTCTTTCAGCTTCGGATGATTGTCCAGGTACTTCTCGCGCCGTTCTTCCCGCCCCGCCTGGAATTCGCTTTTGTCGACGCTGCCGTCGCCGTTGGTATCCAGCTTCTTCTTTAATTCGGGATGCTTATCCAGATACTTGTCCTGCATTTCTTCACGCTTTTCCTGGCGATGCGCCTTGAATTCATCCTTGTCCACCGTCCCGTCGCCGTTCGTGTCGAGTTTCTTTTTCAGATCGGGATGATTTTCCAGGAATTTTTCTTTTCTCTCATGGCGCCAGCCCTGGGCGTCCGAAGAGGAAGACGCATCGGTAACCGCCTGCGATCCCGTGTCCACGGCCTGTGTGACCGTGTCCGCCGGTGTCGAAGCCGCGGTGTCTTCGGCAAACGCGATCCCCGCCGAAATTCCCGCGAGCATCACCGTAAGCCCTACTGCCTTCATTGCGTTGAGGTTTCTTTTCTTCTTATTCATGGTCTTGCTCCTTTCCTGAATTACAGGATTTTTAAGCCGTTCTGACCTTAAGACGTCTTCCGGGAGGAAAGGTTTAATGGCCCCTGCAAAAAAATAGGGTTTAAAATCGTCTTAAACCTTTTCCTTATTATTCCGTCTAATGGGTAAGGAAAGAGGCGGAGATTATGAAGAAAGTTCCCTATCTTATTGTGATTGCATTGGTTATGGCATCCGTGACGGCCCGGGCGGAAACGCCGGCGGAGGCGCCCGCGACCGACGACACCGTGCTCGAGGAAGTGCGGCAGCTCCAGGCCCTGAAACAGGAAAACCCGGAGGCCTACCGCGAGAAAATCGAAGAGAAAAAGGCCCGGCTGCGCCGGGAGTTTCAGCGCATGGGCGGGGAAGACGGGCCGCGTTTTCATCA
The Verrucomicrobiia bacterium DNA segment above includes these coding regions:
- a CDS encoding EF-hand domain-containing protein, whose translation is MNKKKRNLNAMKAVGLTVMLAGISAGIAFAEDTAASTPADTVTQAVDTGSQAVTDASSSSDAQGWRHERKEKFLENHPDLKKKLDTNGDGTVDKDEFKAHRQEKREEMQDKYLDKHPELKKKLDTNGDGSVDKSEFQAGREERREKYLDNHPKLKEKMDANGDGSVDASEFKASREKMHEFRENHGDKDNNPPGPRGGPGTNWENRPGAQGGPGASPDRGGYRGDRDNNPPGMRGGPGTNWENRPGPQGGPGASPDRRGGGSHGRHG